The following proteins are encoded in a genomic region of Synechococcus sp. ROS8604:
- a CDS encoding ribonuclease H, with the protein MADGPDGRGRVVAAATDGACSGNPGPGGWGALIRFEDGSVEEFGGADPATTNNRMELQAALATLQRLAELPLHPDLTLRTDSKYLIDGLGSWMAGWKRKGWRTAAGKPVLNQDLWQALDQARLAEVPLRYVKGHSGDPDNDRVDQIAVAYSKGRKQAPPSPSPSSGSSKSSGSAKAAPHQASVDPAPVSLQKLLTRMELADRLASGGYALTAVELAQLVEQPLNRLSERQGSWRWRDWLVEPVGSDRWRLRRDPSGSKQT; encoded by the coding sequence ATGGCTGATGGACCTGATGGACGTGGTCGCGTCGTGGCAGCAGCGACGGATGGTGCCTGCAGTGGCAACCCAGGGCCTGGTGGCTGGGGTGCGTTGATTCGTTTTGAAGACGGGAGTGTGGAGGAATTTGGCGGTGCGGATCCGGCCACGACCAACAACCGGATGGAGTTACAAGCTGCACTTGCCACGTTGCAACGCCTGGCTGAATTACCGCTTCATCCCGATCTCACGCTGCGCACCGACAGCAAATATCTGATCGACGGACTCGGCAGTTGGATGGCCGGTTGGAAGCGCAAGGGCTGGCGGACTGCGGCAGGCAAGCCAGTGCTCAATCAGGATCTCTGGCAGGCGTTGGATCAGGCTCGGCTTGCTGAGGTGCCACTCCGCTATGTGAAAGGCCACAGCGGAGACCCTGACAACGACAGGGTGGATCAAATTGCCGTGGCCTATTCCAAAGGACGGAAGCAAGCTCCTCCATCTCCATCTCCATCTTCTGGTTCATCGAAATCGTCTGGTTCAGCGAAAGCTGCTCCACATCAGGCCTCGGTCGATCCAGCTCCGGTGTCTCTGCAGAAGCTCCTCACACGAATGGAACTGGCGGATCGCCTGGCATCCGGAGGGTATGCGTTAACGGCTGTGGAGTTGGCTCAGTTGGTGGAGCAGCCCCTCAATCGTTTGTCAGAACGTCAAGGTTCTTGGCGATGGCGTGACTGGCTGGTGGAGCCTGTAGGGAGTGATCGTTGGCGGTTGCGACGCGATCCGTCAGGATCGAAACAGACCTAG
- a CDS encoding DUF3747 domain-containing protein, translating to MRRTYLRRLLLTGTALILGASSAALPGGTRSLFDSKPLNQEQFAILARAVGRDSWKLLVLEQIKARPLCWKDQADGLVEPSLNSFDFTGICSRYLDSNGYSLRTAGEDTQKSVRLRLRQGQRGLELHALDPNRSTAVVVARARQARRNKDAFVKLKLEPGWQLERRAYQGRTLSHVYFANSESLNQLRAKASNRPSRSVRMATVAQAPRAPRSPSSYAGKGPIPLEVIPFRP from the coding sequence ATGCGGCGAACCTACCTCCGGCGGCTCCTTTTGACTGGAACAGCCCTGATCCTGGGGGCCAGCTCCGCTGCCTTGCCAGGGGGGACCCGATCGCTATTTGACAGCAAGCCCCTCAACCAAGAGCAGTTTGCGATCCTGGCCCGCGCCGTTGGTCGTGACAGCTGGAAACTGTTGGTGCTTGAGCAGATCAAAGCCCGTCCTCTTTGTTGGAAAGATCAAGCCGATGGATTGGTTGAACCATCGTTGAACAGCTTTGACTTCACGGGCATTTGCAGCCGCTATCTCGATAGCAATGGATATTCACTGCGCACGGCAGGAGAAGACACACAAAAATCGGTTCGCTTACGCCTTCGACAAGGACAACGGGGGCTGGAGCTTCACGCCCTGGACCCCAACCGCAGCACAGCAGTCGTCGTAGCCAGGGCCCGACAAGCCAGACGCAACAAAGATGCTTTCGTTAAACTCAAACTGGAACCAGGTTGGCAACTGGAGCGTCGGGCCTATCAGGGGCGAACCCTGAGCCACGTGTATTTCGCCAACAGTGAATCGCTCAATCAATTGCGAGCAAAGGCCTCAAATCGTCCAAGCCGTTCGGTTCGGATGGCGACAGTGGCCCAAGCGCCAAGGGCACCACGATCCCCATCCAGCTACGCCGGGAAGGGGCCCATCCCCCTTGAAGTGATTCCATTCCGCCCTTAA
- the rplL gene encoding 50S ribosomal protein L7/L12, giving the protein MSAKTDEILESLKTLSLLEASELVKQIEDAFGVSAAASAGVVMAAPGAAGGGEAAEEKTEFDVVLESFDAAAKIKVLKAVREATGLGLGDAKAMVEAAPKAIKEGVSKDDAEALKKAIEEVGGKVTIK; this is encoded by the coding sequence ATGTCTGCAAAAACCGACGAAATTCTTGAATCACTGAAGACACTCTCATTGCTTGAAGCTTCCGAGCTTGTCAAGCAAATCGAGGACGCTTTTGGTGTGTCTGCTGCTGCATCTGCTGGTGTAGTGATGGCTGCTCCTGGCGCTGCCGGTGGTGGTGAAGCGGCTGAAGAGAAGACCGAATTTGATGTTGTGCTGGAAAGCTTTGATGCTGCCGCCAAGATCAAAGTGCTCAAGGCTGTTCGCGAAGCCACAGGTCTCGGCCTGGGCGATGCCAAGGCCATGGTCGAGGCTGCTCCAAAGGCCATCAAGGAAGGTGTCTCCAAGGATGACGCTGAAGCCTTGAAAAAGGCCATCGAAGAGGTGGGTGGCAAGGTCACCATCAAGTGA
- the rplJ gene encoding 50S ribosomal protein L10 encodes MGRTLESKQQIVEELKQLLGEAEMALVLDYQGLSIKEMSDLRTRLQASNGVCKVTKNTLMRRAIDGDSVWSSLDSLLSGTNAFILVKGDVGGACKALQAFQKETKKSETKGGLFEGKLLSQDEIKAIGELPSKEALMAQIAGAINAVTTKVAVGVNEVPSGLARALKQHADSGES; translated from the coding sequence ATGGGCCGCACTCTGGAGAGCAAGCAACAGATCGTCGAGGAGCTTAAACAGCTTCTTGGCGAGGCCGAAATGGCACTGGTCCTGGATTATCAGGGCCTCTCCATCAAGGAAATGTCTGATTTGCGGACTCGTCTGCAGGCCAGCAACGGCGTTTGCAAGGTGACTAAAAACACCTTGATGCGTCGTGCCATTGATGGTGACAGTGTCTGGTCAAGCCTCGACTCTCTTTTGAGTGGCACCAACGCCTTCATCCTTGTTAAGGGTGATGTCGGCGGTGCTTGTAAAGCTCTGCAAGCTTTCCAAAAAGAGACGAAAAAATCCGAGACCAAGGGCGGCCTTTTCGAAGGCAAGCTTCTGTCTCAGGATGAGATCAAAGCTATTGGGGAACTTCCTTCCAAGGAAGCGCTCATGGCCCAGATCGCAGGCGCCATCAACGCAGTTACCACCAAGGTTGCTGTGGGTGTCAACGAGGTTCCATCCGGTCTTGCAAGAGCGCTCAAGCAGCACGCCGATAGCGGCGAAAGCTGA
- the rplA gene encoding 50S ribosomal protein L1, with amino-acid sequence MPKLSKRLASLVTKIEDRAYSPLEAIQLVKENANAKFDETMEAHVRLGIDPKYTDQQLRTTVALPQGTGQTVRIAVITRGEKVAEAKAAGAELSGDEDLVEAISKGEMNFDLLIATPDMMPKVAKLGRVLGPRGLMPNPKAGTVTTDLAGAIQEFKAGKLEFRADRTGIVHVRFGKASFTAEALLENLKTLQETIDRNKPSGAKGRYWKSLYVTSTMGPSVEVDIALLQDIEQEA; translated from the coding sequence ATGCCAAAACTTTCCAAACGCCTGGCCAGCCTCGTTACAAAAATCGAGGACCGTGCCTATTCACCTCTTGAAGCCATTCAATTGGTCAAGGAGAACGCCAACGCCAAATTTGACGAAACCATGGAGGCGCATGTGCGCCTTGGGATCGATCCCAAATACACCGACCAGCAGCTGCGTACAACAGTCGCTCTTCCACAAGGAACGGGTCAAACCGTCCGCATCGCGGTGATCACCCGCGGTGAAAAAGTTGCTGAGGCCAAGGCCGCCGGCGCTGAACTCTCCGGTGATGAGGACCTTGTGGAGGCCATCTCCAAGGGCGAAATGAATTTCGACCTTCTGATCGCGACCCCGGACATGATGCCGAAGGTGGCCAAATTGGGTCGTGTTCTTGGTCCACGGGGCTTGATGCCTAATCCCAAAGCCGGAACGGTAACCACCGACTTGGCTGGAGCGATTCAGGAATTCAAGGCAGGCAAGCTTGAATTCCGTGCTGATCGCACCGGAATTGTCCACGTCCGCTTTGGCAAAGCAAGTTTCACGGCTGAGGCCTTGTTGGAAAACCTCAAGACCTTGCAGGAAACCATTGATCGCAACAAGCCCAGTGGCGCGAAAGGTCGTTACTGGAAAAGTTTGTATGTCACATCCACGATGGGACCTTCTGTCGAAGTTGATATTGCTTTGCTGCAGGATATCGAGCAGGAAGCTTGA
- the rplK gene encoding 50S ribosomal protein L11, protein MAKKVVAVIKLALQAGKANPAPPVGPALGQHGVNIMAFCKEYNARTQDKAGYVIPVEISVFEDRSFTFITKTPPASVLITKAAGIQKGSGESAKGSVGSINRSQLEEIAKTKLPDLNCTSVESAMRIIEGTARNMGVAVSD, encoded by the coding sequence ATGGCCAAGAAAGTCGTAGCTGTGATCAAGCTGGCCCTTCAGGCCGGCAAAGCCAACCCCGCACCACCGGTGGGTCCTGCCCTCGGTCAGCACGGGGTCAATATCATGGCGTTCTGCAAGGAGTACAACGCTCGTACCCAGGACAAGGCCGGATACGTGATTCCGGTTGAAATTTCGGTTTTCGAAGACCGCAGTTTCACCTTCATCACGAAAACCCCTCCTGCCTCGGTTCTGATTACCAAGGCCGCTGGAATTCAAAAGGGTTCCGGTGAGTCCGCTAAGGGCAGTGTTGGCTCCATCAATCGCTCCCAGCTTGAGGAGATCGCCAAGACCAAACTTCCCGACCTCAACTGCACCAGTGTTGAATCGGCGATGCGCATCATTGAAGGCACCGCCCGCAACATGGGTGTTGCCGTTAGCGACTGA
- the nusG gene encoding transcription termination/antitermination protein NusG yields MSDLDTTQQESTEVLDLPAPNEGEEGTLESMPARTSVARWYAVQVASSCEKKVKATLEQRAVTLGVSNRILEIEIPETPAVKVKKDGSRQSTEEKVFPGYVLVRMVLDEDTMMAVRSTPNVINFVGAEDRRATGKARGHIKPRPLSRQEVDRIFKRAAEKKTVVKVDLAEGDQILVTAGPFKDFQGEVIEVSGERSKLKALLSIFGRETPVELEFSQISKQN; encoded by the coding sequence GTGTCTGACCTCGATACCACCCAGCAGGAGAGCACCGAGGTGCTTGATCTGCCAGCACCCAATGAGGGAGAGGAAGGCACGCTTGAGTCGATGCCTGCACGCACATCGGTCGCCCGTTGGTATGCGGTTCAGGTGGCTTCCAGTTGTGAGAAAAAGGTCAAGGCCACTCTCGAGCAGCGTGCCGTCACCCTTGGGGTGAGCAATCGCATTCTTGAGATCGAAATTCCCGAGACTCCGGCGGTGAAAGTCAAAAAGGATGGCAGTCGTCAATCCACCGAGGAGAAGGTGTTCCCCGGTTATGTGCTCGTCCGGATGGTTCTGGATGAAGACACGATGATGGCGGTGAGAAGCACGCCAAATGTCATCAACTTTGTGGGTGCTGAAGATCGTCGTGCCACGGGTAAAGCCCGTGGTCACATCAAGCCCCGCCCCCTTAGTCGTCAGGAGGTGGACCGTATTTTCAAGCGCGCAGCCGAGAAGAAGACCGTCGTCAAAGTCGATCTCGCAGAGGGCGATCAAATCCTTGTGACCGCGGGCCCTTTCAAAGACTTCCAAGGCGAGGTCATCGAAGTGTCTGGGGAACGCAGCAAGCTCAAAGCCTTGTTGTCGATCTTTGGTCGAGAAACCCCAGTTGAGCTTGAGTTCTCTCAAATCAGCAAACAAAACTGA
- the secE gene encoding preprotein translocase subunit SecE has translation MTSPTSEDTETASPQTPAETGRRGGFLAATFEELKLVVWPSRQQLFSESVAVILMVSLSAAAISALSRFYAWAASQVFL, from the coding sequence GTGACCAGCCCTACCTCCGAGGACACCGAAACAGCCTCCCCGCAAACACCGGCTGAAACAGGCCGAAGGGGTGGTTTTTTAGCTGCCACCTTCGAAGAGCTCAAGCTGGTGGTTTGGCCCAGCCGTCAGCAGCTATTCAGCGAATCAGTGGCTGTGATCTTGATGGTGAGCCTCTCGGCCGCGGCCATTTCAGCCCTCAGTCGTTTCTACGCTTGGGCCGCCTCTCAGGTGTTCCTTTGA
- a CDS encoding ATP-dependent Clp protease ATP-binding subunit, with translation MTSTSRTSLEPPISLTSEPDRFSDDAWELLLSGQDVARRWRHEDLDVEHLLQVLFSDERYRRVAGALPLPMDRLLDRLEGFLAEQPMARGEDLFVGEDLESLLEEADRVRSLWGSRFIDVSHLLIAMGRDPRVGAELFAQFGLPADRLEAELTRAPDRSPSSVAAPPPQRSPRSQRSRPPASPPALASISPEQMPSVQQPSVQQPSAQIQQGASAALPQRMGDGMDGADELISEPTALESYGRDLTAAAAAGRLDPVIGRDGEIRSLIKVLSRRGKNNPVLIGAPGVGKTAIAELLAQRIVAGEVPESLQGLRLVALDGGALIAGAKFRGQFEERLRAVLDEVSDPEAAVVLFIDELHTVVNSDRSSADAASLLKPALARGELRCIAATTPEDYRRTVEKDPALNRRFQKVPIQEPSIDLSVEILRGLKERYELHHGVTITDEAVMAAAQLADRYISDRCLPDKAIDLIDEAAAQLKMDVTSKPQVVEDAEADLRRVELAVLAAEHAPEGERVQLQRNRLEASDQLGQLRERWQAEREQLEELRQLLQDDEDLRHAIAEAERDGNLEEAARLQYDQLHRVQQRRADLEQLLSQAQEEGSALLREQVEAADIADVVARWTGIPIQRLLAGERQKLLELEQRLAERVIGQPEAVQAVAAAIRRARAGMKDPRRPVGSFLFLGPTGVGKTELAKALGALLFDEEEALVRLDMSEFMERNAVARLLGAPPGYVGYEEGGQLTEAVRRRPYALLLLDEVEKAHPDVFNVLLQVLDDGRLTDSQGRTVDFRHTVVVMTSNLASRAILDSARQAQSGDEAGVAQALQTAVDDALAHHFRPEFLNRIDEVIRFRPLGVEDLERIVRLQLDDLAHLLSEQGLELRVDDAVAHELATLGYEPEYGARPLRRVLRRRIENPLATELLEERFNGAQAVRVYSGDTSTESFRFEAE, from the coding sequence GCGGGGCGAAGATCTGTTCGTTGGCGAGGATCTCGAATCCTTGCTGGAGGAGGCGGATCGGGTGCGCTCGCTTTGGGGCTCCCGTTTCATCGATGTCTCCCACCTCTTGATTGCGATGGGGCGCGACCCTCGTGTGGGTGCAGAGCTCTTTGCGCAATTTGGACTGCCCGCCGATCGCCTTGAAGCAGAACTGACCCGTGCTCCCGATCGCTCACCTTCCAGCGTTGCTGCGCCTCCTCCCCAACGATCCCCGCGATCCCAACGATCTCGTCCTCCGGCATCACCGCCTGCCCTTGCGTCCATCTCTCCAGAGCAGATGCCTTCAGTCCAACAGCCTTCAGTCCAACAGCCTTCAGCTCAAATACAGCAAGGGGCGTCGGCTGCATTGCCTCAGCGAATGGGCGATGGGATGGACGGGGCTGATGAGCTAATCAGTGAACCCACCGCGCTGGAGAGTTATGGCCGCGACCTCACCGCTGCTGCAGCTGCTGGACGGCTCGATCCAGTGATTGGTAGGGATGGCGAGATTCGCAGCTTGATCAAGGTGCTGTCTCGACGCGGCAAAAACAACCCTGTGCTGATTGGTGCGCCTGGCGTGGGTAAAACCGCGATCGCAGAGCTCTTGGCCCAACGGATTGTGGCTGGTGAGGTGCCCGAATCACTGCAGGGCTTGCGGCTCGTGGCGCTGGATGGTGGGGCTTTGATTGCTGGAGCCAAGTTCCGCGGTCAGTTCGAGGAACGTCTTCGGGCTGTGCTCGATGAGGTGAGCGATCCGGAAGCGGCCGTTGTGTTGTTCATTGATGAGCTCCACACGGTGGTGAACAGTGACCGATCCAGTGCGGATGCGGCCAGTTTGTTGAAACCAGCCCTCGCACGCGGGGAGTTGCGTTGTATCGCCGCCACCACTCCAGAGGACTATCGCCGCACCGTGGAGAAGGATCCGGCCTTGAACAGGCGCTTTCAGAAGGTGCCGATTCAGGAACCATCGATCGACCTCAGTGTGGAGATCCTCCGTGGATTGAAGGAGCGCTATGAGCTGCATCACGGGGTGACCATCACCGATGAGGCGGTGATGGCGGCTGCACAGTTGGCGGATCGCTACATCAGTGACCGCTGTTTACCGGACAAGGCGATCGATTTGATCGATGAAGCCGCTGCTCAGCTGAAGATGGATGTGACCTCCAAGCCCCAGGTGGTGGAGGATGCCGAGGCTGATCTCCGCCGAGTGGAGTTGGCGGTTCTCGCTGCGGAGCATGCGCCGGAAGGGGAACGGGTTCAGCTCCAGCGCAATCGTCTTGAGGCGTCTGACCAACTTGGTCAGCTCCGGGAGCGTTGGCAGGCCGAACGCGAGCAGCTCGAGGAGTTGCGTCAGTTGCTTCAGGACGATGAAGACCTTCGCCATGCCATTGCCGAAGCAGAACGGGACGGGAATTTGGAGGAGGCTGCCCGGCTTCAGTACGACCAATTGCATCGCGTCCAGCAACGCCGCGCCGATCTTGAACAGTTGCTGAGTCAGGCCCAGGAGGAGGGATCTGCGCTGTTGCGAGAACAGGTGGAAGCGGCTGATATCGCTGATGTGGTGGCGCGTTGGACGGGGATTCCGATCCAGCGCCTTCTCGCTGGTGAGCGTCAAAAGTTGTTGGAACTGGAACAACGCCTCGCCGAGCGGGTGATTGGTCAGCCGGAGGCAGTGCAGGCCGTAGCGGCGGCGATTCGTCGTGCCCGTGCTGGCATGAAAGACCCACGCCGTCCGGTGGGCTCATTTTTGTTTTTAGGACCGACAGGCGTGGGCAAGACGGAGCTCGCGAAAGCGCTTGGCGCTCTGTTATTCGACGAGGAGGAGGCTCTTGTTCGCCTCGACATGAGTGAGTTTATGGAGCGCAACGCTGTAGCGCGTTTGCTTGGGGCTCCTCCGGGGTATGTGGGCTACGAGGAGGGCGGCCAACTCACGGAGGCTGTTCGGCGTCGCCCCTATGCGCTGTTGCTGCTGGATGAAGTGGAGAAAGCCCATCCGGATGTGTTCAACGTGCTGCTCCAGGTGCTGGACGATGGACGGCTCACCGACTCGCAGGGACGGACCGTTGACTTTCGCCACACCGTGGTGGTGATGACCAGCAATCTGGCCAGTCGGGCGATTCTCGATTCGGCCCGACAAGCGCAATCGGGGGATGAGGCCGGAGTTGCTCAGGCGCTCCAGACCGCTGTGGACGATGCCTTGGCCCACCATTTCAGACCAGAATTTTTGAATCGGATCGATGAGGTCATTCGCTTCCGTCCGCTTGGGGTGGAAGATCTGGAGCGGATTGTGCGCTTGCAGCTTGACGATCTAGCCCACTTGCTCTCGGAACAAGGACTTGAACTGCGCGTGGATGATGCGGTGGCGCATGAATTGGCGACCCTGGGGTATGAGCCGGAATATGGCGCGAGACCGTTGCGTCGGGTGTTGCGTCGTCGCATCGAAAATCCGCTGGCGACCGAATTGCTGGAAGAGCGGTTTAACGGGGCTCAGGCGGTTCGGGTGTATTCCGGTGATACTTCAACCGAGTCGTTTCGATTCGAAGCGGAATGA